A region of Anaerolineales bacterium DNA encodes the following proteins:
- a CDS encoding NAD-dependent malic enzyme 1 — protein MDISDKFMRTIRVRNEQQLGTLGRLLVSVAEAGGDVGEVRLIQETSRYTLRDISIYTQDEAHMERVLQAMQANPGTRILAIRDEVLELHQKGKIAIRSRIAVDSLFTLRRVYTPGVAEVCLRIANDPSLARQYTAISHLVAIVTDGTAILGLGDIGPVAGMPVMEGKAMLMETLVGLSGVPILLNTKDPDQIIQTVENIAPTFSAIQLEDISAPRCFEIEEELQASLDIPVMHDDQHGTAVVKTAALTNACRITGLPLDKVVIGQIGLGAAGNAIGRMLMKLTGNPVLGADLSEAALNFFQQSGGKRSNLKEIMQECDVVVATTGAAGLIKPEMVRKGQIILALSNPNPEIDPDLAINSGAAFAADGKSVNNVLGFPGILRGAVDAYAKRISDEMYLAAANAIADQTLPDELVPNPLDKKVHRAVARAVAQKAIQQGLARAEFIPYAEE, from the coding sequence TTAGTTTCCGTAGCTGAGGCTGGCGGAGATGTCGGTGAAGTTCGCCTGATCCAGGAAACTTCCCGATATACGCTCAGAGATATCTCGATCTATACCCAAGACGAAGCCCACATGGAACGAGTGTTGCAGGCCATGCAAGCCAATCCCGGCACACGCATCCTTGCCATTCGTGATGAAGTACTCGAGCTGCATCAGAAAGGGAAAATCGCCATTCGCAGCCGGATTGCTGTGGATAGTCTTTTTACCTTACGCCGGGTCTATACCCCGGGTGTGGCTGAAGTCTGTTTGAGAATCGCCAACGACCCATCCCTCGCCCGCCAGTACACCGCCATCAGCCACCTGGTAGCCATTGTAACGGATGGCACCGCCATTCTCGGCCTTGGGGATATTGGCCCCGTCGCCGGGATGCCCGTGATGGAAGGCAAAGCCATGCTGATGGAGACCCTCGTCGGGCTTTCTGGTGTGCCGATCCTGTTAAATACCAAAGATCCTGATCAGATTATTCAAACGGTGGAAAATATCGCTCCCACGTTTTCAGCCATTCAGCTCGAGGATATCTCAGCTCCACGCTGCTTCGAAATTGAAGAGGAACTGCAGGCGAGCCTGGACATTCCTGTGATGCATGATGACCAGCATGGGACCGCCGTAGTGAAGACCGCTGCGCTAACCAACGCCTGCCGGATCACCGGTCTCCCGCTCGATAAAGTGGTGATCGGCCAGATCGGGCTGGGTGCTGCAGGGAATGCAATTGGCCGCATGTTGATGAAGCTGACCGGTAACCCAGTTCTGGGGGCAGATTTATCCGAGGCTGCACTAAACTTTTTTCAACAGTCGGGGGGTAAGCGCTCCAACCTCAAGGAAATCATGCAGGAATGTGATGTGGTGGTAGCAACCACCGGGGCTGCAGGCTTGATCAAACCGGAGATGGTACGCAAGGGTCAGATTATCCTTGCGCTCTCGAATCCCAACCCTGAGATCGATCCGGACCTGGCGATCAATTCTGGCGCAGCCTTCGCAGCGGATGGAAAATCAGTCAACAATGTATTGGGTTTTCCAGGTATCCTGCGCGGTGCGGTGGATGCTTATGCCAAACGCATCAGTGATGAAATGTACCTGGCTGCAGCGAATGCGATCGCTGACCAGACCTTACCCGATGAGCTGGTGCCTAACCCTCTGGATAAAAAAGTGCATCGTGCGGTTGCACGCGCGGTCGCACAAAAAGCGATTCAACAAGGCTTGGCTCGTGCCGAATTTATTCCCTATGCGGAGGAATAA
- a CDS encoding peptidylprolyl isomerase has product MTKAALREQRRAERIARRNRQRAILAAIIILAVAVVAFLVIRDYVNKSNAAATPTPASASSGSYPIGTLDSTPPAPSANAVTTTSGLVYEDLQVGDGAAAKAGDTVSVNYTGWLEDGTKFDSSLDRGQTFDFPLGSGQVIPGWDEGVQGMQVNGTRLLVIPPTLGYGSQANGPIPANSTLIFEVQLVGIQ; this is encoded by the coding sequence ATGACCAAAGCAGCTTTACGCGAACAACGCCGCGCCGAACGCATCGCCCGCAGGAACCGGCAGCGTGCCATCCTCGCCGCAATTATCATCCTGGCTGTTGCTGTCGTTGCTTTCCTGGTGATCAGGGATTACGTCAATAAATCAAATGCCGCAGCAACCCCAACCCCAGCAAGCGCATCCAGTGGCTCATATCCCATCGGTACTTTGGATTCCACACCACCCGCACCATCCGCGAATGCAGTGACCACCACCTCCGGTCTCGTTTATGAAGACCTGCAAGTGGGCGATGGCGCTGCCGCTAAAGCCGGCGATACTGTTTCAGTTAATTACACCGGCTGGTTGGAAGATGGCACTAAGTTCGATTCATCCCTTGACCGTGGTCAAACCTTTGACTTTCCGCTTGGCTCAGGTCAGGTAATCCCCGGCTGGGATGAAGGTGTCCAGGGCATGCAAGTGAACGGTACCCGTCTACTGGTCATACCTCCGACATTAGGATATGGATCGCAAGCCAACGGACCCATCCCAGCAAATTCCACCCTGATCTTTGAAGTCCAGCTGGTGGGCATCCAGTAA
- a CDS encoding aminotransferase, giving the protein METPWDHRYAQRTQRMKSSAIRELLKLTENPEVISFAGGLPAPDVFPVDEFSAACETVLKEWGAEALQYGATEGYRPLREMIARHTARYGVSVSSDNILITSGSQQALDLIGKVFINRGDRILVEEPTYLGALQAWNSYGAEYVTVPMDENGMITDELENALRSGVKFIYVLPNFQNPTGVTLSLERRKQLIEIADRYGVPIIEDDPYGQLRYEGENLPSIVYLDNEFRKNGTNEYAGNVIYLSTFSKTLAPGLRLAWVIAPTQVIRKLVQAKQGADLHTATFNQIVAYEVARGGFLDRHIWLIRRIYGERRNIMLDAMEELFPPGVTWTKPKGGLFLWGMLPKGLDTTEIFKVAVKRNVAFVPGTSFYALGGGENTMRLNFSYSNPDQIQTGVERLANVLKETIIANK; this is encoded by the coding sequence ATGGAAACACCTTGGGACCATCGATATGCCCAACGGACACAGCGGATGAAAAGCTCTGCAATTCGTGAATTACTTAAGCTAACCGAAAACCCAGAAGTTATCTCTTTCGCGGGTGGCCTGCCAGCACCTGATGTCTTCCCGGTAGATGAATTTTCTGCAGCTTGTGAGACTGTATTAAAAGAATGGGGGGCTGAGGCGCTCCAATATGGGGCAACGGAAGGATACCGACCGCTGCGGGAGATGATCGCTCGTCACACGGCGCGTTACGGAGTAAGCGTTTCATCTGACAATATCCTCATCACCAGTGGCAGCCAACAAGCCCTGGATTTGATCGGTAAGGTATTCATTAACCGGGGTGACCGGATCCTGGTGGAGGAGCCAACTTATCTGGGTGCATTACAAGCCTGGAACTCATATGGGGCGGAGTATGTGACTGTCCCCATGGATGAAAATGGGATGATCACCGATGAGCTGGAGAACGCCCTGCGGTCTGGGGTGAAGTTCATCTATGTCCTACCGAATTTCCAGAATCCGACCGGAGTGACACTCTCGCTTGAGCGAAGGAAACAGCTTATCGAGATCGCTGACCGTTATGGCGTCCCGATCATCGAAGATGATCCATATGGACAGTTGCGTTATGAGGGTGAAAATTTACCTTCTATCGTATACCTGGATAATGAGTTTCGAAAGAATGGCACAAACGAATATGCCGGTAATGTGATCTACCTAAGCACATTTTCGAAAACACTGGCGCCTGGCTTACGCCTTGCCTGGGTGATTGCTCCGACGCAGGTAATCCGCAAGCTGGTTCAGGCGAAGCAAGGAGCCGATTTGCATACCGCTACTTTCAACCAAATTGTGGCGTATGAAGTGGCACGCGGTGGTTTCCTTGACAGGCACATCTGGTTGATCAGGCGTATCTACGGTGAACGGCGAAACATAATGCTGGATGCAATGGAAGAATTATTTCCCCCTGGAGTAACGTGGACCAAACCGAAGGGAGGCTTGTTCCTGTGGGGGATGCTGCCCAAAGGCTTGGACACGACAGAAATCTTCAAGGTGGCAGTAAAACGCAATGTTGCCTTCGTTCCAGGGACCTCATTTTACGCCCTGGGTGGTGGAGAAAACACGATGCGGTTGAATTTCTCGTATTCCAACCCTGATCAGATCCAGACAGGCGTTGAACGTTTAGCTAATGTTCTGAAAGAGACCATCATCGCTAATAAATAG